The genomic window CTGCAATAATTGAAAAGATACCAACCGTAACCCCTAAAAGTGATAAAAAGGTACGTAACTTATTATTCCTAAGGGCATTTAACGCAAACGAAAAGCTCTCTTTGAATACTCTTAAATAGACAAGCATGTGTTGGTTGTTTTAAAACAATTTAAAGATAGGACGTTTTCAACAATTTATTGTTACAAAAAACTTAAAGAAACTGAGATAACCCCTAAGATTATACTATTGTTTATTTTATTTTTGCAGCATCAAAATCGCAACACAACATTATGAGCAACAAAACCATCTCCTCAGCACTAATTTCGGTATTTAGTAAAGACGGATTAGAACCAATCGTAAAAAAATTAAACGACCTTAACGTTACTATTTATTCAACTGGTGGAACAGAAAAATTTATTAAAGACTTAGGCATTAATGTCGTTCCTGTAGAAGATGTTACATCTTACCCTTCAATCCTAGGTGGAAGAGTTAAAACTTTACATCCAAAAGTTTTTGGTGGTATTTTAAACCGTCAAAATCACGAAGGTGACGTAGCAGAGCTTGCTGAGTTTGAAATTCCGCAAATAGACTTGGTAATTGTTGACTTATATCCTTTTGAAAAAACGGTGGCTTCTGGTGCCAGCAATCAAGATATTATTGAAAAAATTGACATTGGAGGTATTTCACTCATTAGAGCTGCCGCTAAAAACTATGCAGATGTTACATGTGTATCTTCTGTAGATGATTATGCTGAATTTTTAGAATTACTTGAATCTAAAAAAGGTGAAACTTCTGAAGAAGATCGTAAGCGTTTTGCTACAAAGGCATTTAATGTATCTTCTCATTATGATTCTGCTATTTTTAACTATTTCAATAAGAATGAAGAAGAAACAGTTTTAAAGATTAGTGAGACAAAAGGAAAAGTATTGCGTTATGGCGAAAACCCTCACCAAAAAGGCTTTTTCTTTGGTGATTTTGATGCAATGTTCACAAAACTTCACGGTAAAGAATTAAGCTACAACAACCTTTTAGACGTTGATGCTGCTGTAAATCTTATTTTAGAATTTAAAGGTGAAGACCCTACTTTTGCTATTTTAAAACACAATAATGCATGTGGTTTTGCACAAAGAGATACTATTCATCAAGCCTATGTAGATGCTTTAGCTGGTGATCCTGTTTCTGCTTTTGGTGGTATTTTAATCTCAAATACAGAGATTGATAAAGCAACTGCAGAAGAAATTCACAAGTTATTCTGTGAGGTTGTTATTGCACCTTCATTTAGTAACGAAGCTTTAGAGATTTTAAAAGGAAAGAAAAACAGAATTCTTTTAATCTTAAATGATGTTGAACTATCTGAAAAAACTGTTAGAACCTGCTTGAATGGCGTTTTAGTTCAAGACAAAGACAACAAAACTGACAGTTTAGAAGATCTAAATACTGCAACAACAAAAGCACCAACAGATGCTGAAAAAGAAGATTTAATTTTTGCTTCAAAACTATGTAAGCACACAAAATCTAACACCATAGTTCTTGCAAAAAACAAGCAACTTTTAGCAAGCGGAACAGGACAAACAAGCCGTGTAGATGCACTAAACCAAGCTATTCACAAAGCAAAATCTTTTAATTTTGATTTAGAAGGAGCTGTTATGGCAAGCGATGCATTTTTCCCTTTTCCTGATTGTGTAGAGATTGCAGATAATGCTGGTATCACTGCTGTGATTCAACCTGGTGGCTCTATTAAAGACGAATTAAGTATCAATTATTGTAATGAAAATAATGTTGCTATGGTCTTTACAGGAACACGTCATTTTAAGCACTAAAAAATATATTGAGTTAAAACATCTATAAAGGCAGAAATAACGTATAATTTATTACATTTACGCTTAGTCATAAACTTATGACAAGAATAACCCAAATAATATTATAAACGCGCATGGGATTTTTTGATTTCCTAACGGAAGAAATAGCCATAGATTTAGGAACCGCAAACACACTAATTATACACAACGATAAAGTTGTTGTAGATAACCCTTCTATAGTAGCAAGAGACCGTATTAGTAATAAAATAATTGCTGTTGGTAAAGAAGCCAACATGATGCAAGGTAAAACGCACGAGAACATTAAAACGATTAGACCTCTAAAAGATGGTGTAATTGCAGATTTTGATGCCTCTGAACAAATGATAAGTATGTTTATAAAAAACATACCTGCACTAAAGAAAAAGTTTTTTAATCCTGCATTACGAATGGTTGTTTGTATTCCTTCTGGTATTACTGAAGTTGAAATGCGAGCGGTAAAAGAATCTTGTGAGCGTGTTAATGGTAAAGAGGTTTACCTTATCCATGAGCCAATGGCTGCAGCTATTGGTATTGGCGTAGATATTATGCAACCAAAAGGTAATATGATTGTAGATATAGGTGGTGGTACTACTGAAATTGCAGTTATAGCACTTGGAGGTATTGTTTGTGACAAATCTGTTAAAGTTGCTGGTGATGTATTTACCAACGATATTATCTATTACATGCGTACACAACATAACTTGTACGTTGGAGATAGAACTGCCGAAAAGATAAAAATTCAAATTGGAGCTGCAACGGAAGATCTTGAATTACCACCTGAAGATATGAGCGTTCAAGGACGTGATTTATTAACCGGTAAGCCTAAACAGGTTCAGATTTCATATAGAGAGATTGCTAAAGCATTAGATAAATCTATCTTAAGAATTGAAGATTCTGTAATGGAAACCTTATCTCAAACTCCACCTGAATTAGCCGCAGACATATACAACACAGGTATTTATCTTGCAGGTGGTGGATCTATGTTAAGAGGCTTAGACAAACGTTTGTCTCAAAAAACAGATTTACCAGTTTATATCGCAGAAGACCCATTAAGAGCCGTAGTAAGAGGTACAGGAATTGTACTTAAAAACTTACCAAAATTCAAAAGCGTATTGATAAAATAAAAGGAAAATAAATGCAACAAATCATAAATTTTGTTATTAGAAACAAAACCTTTCTGTTGTTTTTTTTCCTTTTTAGTGTTGGTTTAGCGCTCACTATCCAATCACATTCCTATCACAGAAGTAAGTTTATAAACTCTGCAAATGCATTATCTGGAGGTGTTTATGGTACTGTAAACTCAATTGATAAGTATTTTGATTTAGAGCAAGAAAACAAAATACTTGCTGAAGAGAACAAACGCTTAAAGGAGCAGCTTTTCAATTCTATCGACTCAGAAAACAATGTAGTTATAGATACTACAATCTCTAGAGAAAACTACAGAATAACAACTGCAGATGTCTATAAAAACAGTTATTCTTCAACCAATAATTTTCTTACCATCAACAAAGGTAAGAACGATAGCGTAAAACAAGATTTTGGAGTCATAACATCAAAAGGCATTATTGGTATTATTGATAACACCTCAAAAAATTACGCTACTGTACTTTCCATTTTAAGTAAAAAAAGTAGAATTAATGCCAAATTGAAAAACTCAAACCATATAGGTTCTTTAACTTGGAACGTTAAATCACCTGAATTTGTTCAGCTAATCGATGTATCTAAGTTTGCGCCTGTAAAAGTTGGAGATACTATTGTTACTGGTGGTCAATCCTCAATTTTCCCAAAAGGAATTAACATAGGAAGCATTGAAAGTTTTGAAACCGACATTAGCGGAGATACGTATACGATTCAGGTAAAATTGTTTAACGATATGACCAATATCGGAACCATTTACATCCTCGAAAACCAAGACAGGGACGAAATTTTGAATTTACAAAGTAGCAGCAATGAATAATGTTTTTGGTATAAATAGTATTCGTTTTATAATATTGTTTCTGGTACAGGTTGTTATTTGCAGCCATATAAATTTCATGGGTTACATTAACCCATATATCTACATCATTTTCATCTTTCTATTTCCTATTAGAGAAAATCGACTTATTTTATTAATAACAAGTTTTTTATTAGGCATGTTAGTTGATATGTTTTTGGATTCTGGTGGTGTACATGCAGCCGCCTCTGTTGTATTAGCTTATGCCAGACCAGTATTCTTAAAAACTTCTTTTGGTATGCTCTACGAGCATCAAAGCATAAAATTTAGCAATACAGAGTTAGGTAGTTTAATTACATACATTACTCTCGGTACTTTTACTCACCACCTCATTCTATTTTCGTTAGAAGTTTTTAACATTTCTGGCATACTTTTAATCTTGAAAAAAACGTTATTCTCCAGTATTTTTACTATAATACTTTGTATCCTAATCATAGTCCTATTTAGTCGAAATAAAAAATGAGAAAACTTTTACTCTTAACCACTGTTATACTTGTTGGCCTTGTTTTTATAGCACGTCTGTTCTATCTACAAGTCTATGGAGGTTATGAGTATGACATCTTTGAAGATACAGCAATAAAGAAAGAGTACACTTATCCTAAGCGTGGTTATGTCTATGACAGAAACGGAAAATTACTCGTGGCCAACCAACCATCATATGATGTTATGGTCATTCCCAGAGAAGTAGAACCATTAGATTCTTTAGAACTGATTGAGTTTTGCAATCTTCTGAAGATTACAAAAGAAGACTATGACAAAAAATTAGAGCGCGCCAAGAACTACTCTCCACGATTACCATCACCTTTTGTTCCACAGTTATCAAAATCTGATTATGCTGTACTTCAGGAAAAAATGCGAAAGTATACAGGTTTCTATATTCAGAAGCGTTCATTAAGATCATACCAAACCACAATTGGAGCAAATGTATTAGGCGATATAGGCGAAGTTAATCGAAGTATTATTGAAAAACAGCCCTATTACAAGTTGGGAGATTTAATCGGTAAACAAGGTGTTGAGCAATCCTATGAAGACATCCTTAGAGGAACAAAAGGCATAAAATTTATTCAAAAAGATAGATTTAATAAAAATATTGGTCCTTTTAAGGAAGGAACTCTAGACACATTACCTGTTCCTGGCAAAGATATCACCATTACTATAGATTCAGAATTGCAAGCTTATGGAGAGCTTTTAATGAAACATAAACGAGGAGGTATAGTCGCTATAGAACCTAGTAGCGGTGAGATATTAGCTATGGTTACAGGTCCAAGTTACAACCCAAATATTCTCGTTGGAAGAAACCGCTCTGAGAATTACAATAAATTGCACTACGATACTATTGCAAAACCATTATATGATAGAGGATTGCTAGCACAATATCCTCCTGGCTCACCTTTTAAGGTTATAAATGCACTAATAGGCTTACAAGAAGGTGTTGTAGATGAACACGACACTTTTAGCTGCAAAATGGGTTATTATTATGGCAGCAGACGTTTAACCGGTTGCCACCACCACAGAAGCCCTGTTGATATGAACATGGGAATAGCACAGTCGTGTAATGCTTATTTTGTAAATGTCTACAGACGTATTGTTGACAAATATGATGATGCTGGAGATGGCATGAACGTTTGGGCTAAGCATGCTAAAAGTTTTGGCTTAGGTGACTTTTTAAATAACGATTTATCTGTTGGTCGTCCTGGCCGAATACCAGATGGAAATTATTATGATAGAGCATACGGAGATAATCGTTGGGGCTCAACCTATATTGTTTCTAATGCGATTGGCCAAGGCGAAGTTGAAGCCACTCCAATTCAATTAGCCAATATGGCTGCTGCCATCGGAAATCGCGGCTATTACTACACACCACATATTATAAAAACTATTGAAGGCGATACCATTCCTTCAAATTTCACCACACCAAAATATACAACGATAGACAGAAAACATTTTGAACCTATAATAGAAGGTATGTTTGATGTATATAACGATGGTACCGCAAAAGCTCTAAGAGTTGAGGGTATCGAAATTTGTGGAAAAACAGGTACAGCCGAAAATTTTGCTATAATTGATGGTAAAAAAACACAATTAACCGATCATTCTATTTTTGTGGCTTTTGCACCAAAAGATAATCCTAAAATAGCTATAGCTGTTTTTGTTGAAAACGGATATTGGGGAAGTCGCTTTGCTGGTCGAATGGCAAGTTTAATGATTGAAAAATACATTAAAGGTCATATTACCAGAACAGACTTAGAGAATTGGATTCTAACGCATAGCCTTGAAGATGAATATGCAAAACCTTTGTCTGGAGAACCTTTTAAGATCAATAAAGAAACAACACTTCAAGTTATAGATAATTACGCTATAAAACCGGAGGGACAAGAGACCTTAAAACAATAGTTAATGCTTAGAGAAAATCAAAGACGTTTTAAGTTTGACTGGATTACAATTATCCTTTTTCTTTTGTTAGTAGGTTTTGGCTATATTAATATTTTATCCGCATCTCATGATGGAGAGGTAACGAGTTATCTTAACATGACTGAACTTTATGGAAAACAATTGGTTTTTATTGGATTAACCTTTGTAATCATTATTTTGATTCTATCTCTTGAAGCCAAGTTTTATGAACGTTTTGCTAGTATTATATATTTGGTCGCCATTTTAGCATTAGTCGGTCTCTTTATTTTTGGTAAAGATGTAAATGGAGCACGCTCGTGGTATGGCATTGGTAGCATGACTATTCAACCTAGTGAGTTTGCTAAGTTTGCCACAGCCTTAGCCGTAGCGAAGTACATCAGCGATTTGCAGACCAACATGAAGACCCTAAAGGATCAAATTCGTGTTGCCGCTATTATTTTTATTCCTGCTCTATTAATATTACTACAAAATGATGCAGGAAGTACTATTGTTTATACTGCCTTTTTCTTTGTTTTTTACAGGGAAGGCTTGCAACAAATTTATTTAATCGCTGCCTTATCTTTTATCTTTTTAGCAGTTCTATCTTTAAAGTTTGGTATTATAGCTACCACAATCGCTGCAGCAATTGTACTCACAATACGCTATTTTACAAGAAAAAAGAAACGTGCTTCAAAACTTCAATATGTACTTGTATTATTTTTAGCCATTGGATTTGCTTATGGTGTAAAACTATTCTACAACCATGGCTTACAAACCCATCAACAAAATAGAATTAGTCTTTGGTTGCGTTTAGAAAAAGATCCTGCAAAACTCGAAAAAATGAGAAAATCTGAAGCCTATAACCTTATTCAATCAGAAGAAGCTATAAGCTCTGGTGGGTTAACAGGAAAAGGATTTCTTGAAGGGACAAGGACAACAGGGAAATTTGTCCCAGAACAAGAAACAGATTATATTTTTAGTACTGTAGGCGAAGAATGGGGATTTGTTGGCAGTAGTATTGTAGTTTTTCTGTTTGTGTTTTTAATTATTAGAATCCTGTATTTAGCAGAAGCTCAAAAATCGCAATTTAGCCGTGTTTATGGCTATGGTGTCGCCTCTATTCTTTTTATTCACTTTACTATAAATATTGGCATGGTAATGGGCTTAATACCTACTGTTGGTATCCCTTTGCCCTTTTTTAGTTATGGTGGCTCAGGACTTTGGGGCTTTACCATTTTACTCTTCATTTTTGTGAAGTTGGATAGTAATAAAATTAATGAATGGTAAAAAAAAAGACCACTTTAACAGTAGTCTTTTATTATCGTTTTATTTAAAAATTTGAATTAATTCAAACTTGCTAAACTTGCTTTAATTGTTTCAATTTTAGCTAAAGCATCTGCTTCCTTTTTCTTTTCAGAAGCTACAACTTGCTCTGGCGCATTGTTTACAAAACGTTCGTTAGATAATTTCTTTTGAACCGATTTTAAGAACCCTTCTGTATAATTTAATTCTTCTGTCAACTTTTTAACTTCTGCTTCAACATTAATACTTCCTTCCATTGGAATAAAGTATTCGTTAGATTTTACTCTAAAGGTTAAAGCACCATCTACAGACTCATTAACATAATCGAAACTACTTAGATTACCCATTTTGGCAATAACCTCATCAAAAGCTGGTTCAACATTTTCGTTATTTACAACTGAGAATCCTATAGCATCTTTGAATGCAATATTCTTTTGTTTTCTGATATTTCTGATTCCAGAAATCACTTCAGATGCAAAGTCAAACTGCGAAATTAATGCATCATTTGAATCCTTTTGAGCTGGCCATTTTGCTATGATTAAGGCTTCTTCTGGTGAGCGCGATTTCATAGTTTGCCAAATTTCTTCAGTGATAAATGGCATAAATGGGTGCATAATTTTTAAGTTATCTTCAAATAATGCGATTAATTTATTGTATGTTATTGCATCAATAGGCTCACCATAAGCTGGCTTTACAATCTCTAACAACCATCCACAGAAATCATCAAAAATTAATTTGTAAATAGCCATTAACGCATCACTAAGACGGTATTTGCTAAAATGATCTTCGATTTCTACTAGTACTTTTTGAAATTTAGCTTCGTACCACTCTAAACCAATTTTGCTCGATTGAGGTTGTTCAATTTTATCAGATACACCCCAAAGTGTTGTTAGATAAAAAGCACTCCAAACTTTGTTTCCTAATCCTTTACCTTGTTGACATAAAGCTTCATCAAACAACAAATCATTACCTGCTGCAGAACTCAATAACAAACCAACTCTTACGCCGTCTGCACCATATTCTTCAATAAGCTTTAAGGCATCTGGTGAATTACCAAGCGACTTAGACATTTTTCTTCTCTGCTTATCTCTTACCAATCCGGTTAGGTAAACATTTTCAAATGGTCTTTCTCCTTTATACTCATAACCTGCAATAATCATACGAGCTACCCAAAAGAACAGAATGTCTGGACCTGTTACCAAATCATTGGTTGGGTAGTAGTATTTTATTTCTTCGTTTTCAGGATTTCGTATTCCATCAAAAACACTCATTGGCCATAGCCAAGATGAAAACCATGTATCTAGTGCGTCAGTTTCCTGACGTAAGTCTGAAGTTTGAAGCTCTGAATTAGATGTTTTTTCTTGAGCAAGTTTTACAGCGTCTTCAATAGTTTCTGCAACAACAAAATCTTCTTTTCCATCACCATAGTAATACGCAGGAATTTGTTGTCCCCAAAGTAACTGACGCGAAATGTTCCAATCTCTGATGTTTTCCATCCAGTGACGGTATGTATTTTCAAACTTTTTAGGAAAAAGCTTCACATCTCCATTTGTAAGAACAGCATCTAAAGCTGGCTTAGCCAAATCTTCCATTTTTAAGAACCATTGGTCGCTTAAACGAGGTTCTATAATCGCTTTTGTACGCTCAGAAATACCAACTCTATTGGTGTAATCTTCAATCTTTTCGATTTGACCTAAAGATTCTAATTCCTTCACAATAGCTTTACGAACCGCAAAACGATCTTGACCTTCGTAATGCATACCGTAACTATTTAGCGTAGCATCTTCATTAAAAATGTCTATAACTTCTAAGTTATGCTTGTCGCCTAACACCTTATCATTTTCATCGTGTGCAGGTGTTACTTTTAAGCAACCAGTACCAAACTCTACATCTACATAGTCATCTTCAATAATTGGGATAACTCGATTGCAAATTGGCACAATAGCTTTCTTACCCTTAAGATTTTGATGTCTTGGATCTTCTGGATTAATACAAATTGCCGAGTCACCTAAAATAGTTTCAGGCCGTGTTGTAGCAATAGTTAAGGTATCATCAGACCCTTCTATTTTATAGTTTACATAGTAAAGCTTTCCTTGTTTTTCAACATATTCTACCTCTTCATCAGAGAGTGTTGTCTTAGCTTCTGGGTCCCAATTTACCATGCGGTAACCACGATAAATAAGTCCTTTATTATATAGGTCAACAAAAACCTTTATTACAGCTTCAGACATATCGTCGTCCATGGTAAACTTGGTTCTGTCCCAATCGCAAGAACATCCTAATTTCTTTAATTGCTCTAGAATAACGCCTCCATATTCATGCGTCCAATCCCATGCATGTTTTAGAAATTCATCACGTGTTAAATCGTTTTTATCTATGCCTTCAGCTTTTAACTTGGCAACAACTTTAGCTTCTGTTGCGATTGAGGCATGGTCTGTACCAGGAACCCAACATGCATTTTTTCCTAATAAACGTGCACGACGAATTAATACATCTTGAATGGTGTTATTCAACATATGTCCCATATGTAAAATTCCTGTAACGTTAGGTGGTGGAATTACTATGGTGTATGGCTCTCTTTCATCTGGTGTAGAGTGAAAATAATTGTGCTGCATCCAGTAGTCGTACCACTTCTTTTCTACTGACAATGCGTTATATTTTGATGGAATTTCCATATTTGGTATCGTTTTTGCTAAGTAACTGACAAAAGTACTTATATTTCTTTTTTTGAAAAATTATTAGATGCTTAAAGTGCATATTATGCTTCAAATTCTGTTAAATAGCATGTATTACGTCTAATTAATTTTGATGGGAATTAAAAAGTAAGTAGTTTTGGTAGTATCAATTTAAAAATTTAAATGATGAAAAATTTAATAGCAATTCTATTTGTAGGTTTAATCAGTTTTGGATCTT from Winogradskyella sp. MH6 includes these protein-coding regions:
- the purH gene encoding bifunctional phosphoribosylaminoimidazolecarboxamide formyltransferase/IMP cyclohydrolase → MSNKTISSALISVFSKDGLEPIVKKLNDLNVTIYSTGGTEKFIKDLGINVVPVEDVTSYPSILGGRVKTLHPKVFGGILNRQNHEGDVAELAEFEIPQIDLVIVDLYPFEKTVASGASNQDIIEKIDIGGISLIRAAAKNYADVTCVSSVDDYAEFLELLESKKGETSEEDRKRFATKAFNVSSHYDSAIFNYFNKNEEETVLKISETKGKVLRYGENPHQKGFFFGDFDAMFTKLHGKELSYNNLLDVDAAVNLILEFKGEDPTFAILKHNNACGFAQRDTIHQAYVDALAGDPVSAFGGILISNTEIDKATAEEIHKLFCEVVIAPSFSNEALEILKGKKNRILLILNDVELSEKTVRTCLNGVLVQDKDNKTDSLEDLNTATTKAPTDAEKEDLIFASKLCKHTKSNTIVLAKNKQLLASGTGQTSRVDALNQAIHKAKSFNFDLEGAVMASDAFFPFPDCVEIADNAGITAVIQPGGSIKDELSINYCNENNVAMVFTGTRHFKH
- the rodA gene encoding rod shape-determining protein RodA, with the translated sequence MLRENQRRFKFDWITIILFLLLVGFGYINILSASHDGEVTSYLNMTELYGKQLVFIGLTFVIIILILSLEAKFYERFASIIYLVAILALVGLFIFGKDVNGARSWYGIGSMTIQPSEFAKFATALAVAKYISDLQTNMKTLKDQIRVAAIIFIPALLILLQNDAGSTIVYTAFFFVFYREGLQQIYLIAALSFIFLAVLSLKFGIIATTIAAAIVLTIRYFTRKKKRASKLQYVLVLFLAIGFAYGVKLFYNHGLQTHQQNRISLWLRLEKDPAKLEKMRKSEAYNLIQSEEAISSGGLTGKGFLEGTRTTGKFVPEQETDYIFSTVGEEWGFVGSSIVVFLFVFLIIRILYLAEAQKSQFSRVYGYGVASILFIHFTINIGMVMGLIPTVGIPLPFFSYGGSGLWGFTILLFIFVKLDSNKINEW
- a CDS encoding rod shape-determining protein, with the protein product MGFFDFLTEEIAIDLGTANTLIIHNDKVVVDNPSIVARDRISNKIIAVGKEANMMQGKTHENIKTIRPLKDGVIADFDASEQMISMFIKNIPALKKKFFNPALRMVVCIPSGITEVEMRAVKESCERVNGKEVYLIHEPMAAAIGIGVDIMQPKGNMIVDIGGGTTEIAVIALGGIVCDKSVKVAGDVFTNDIIYYMRTQHNLYVGDRTAEKIKIQIGAATEDLELPPEDMSVQGRDLLTGKPKQVQISYREIAKALDKSILRIEDSVMETLSQTPPELAADIYNTGIYLAGGGSMLRGLDKRLSQKTDLPVYIAEDPLRAVVRGTGIVLKNLPKFKSVLIK
- the mreC gene encoding rod shape-determining protein MreC, yielding MQQIINFVIRNKTFLLFFFLFSVGLALTIQSHSYHRSKFINSANALSGGVYGTVNSIDKYFDLEQENKILAEENKRLKEQLFNSIDSENNVVIDTTISRENYRITTADVYKNSYSSTNNFLTINKGKNDSVKQDFGVITSKGIIGIIDNTSKNYATVLSILSKKSRINAKLKNSNHIGSLTWNVKSPEFVQLIDVSKFAPVKVGDTIVTGGQSSIFPKGINIGSIESFETDISGDTYTIQVKLFNDMTNIGTIYILENQDRDEILNLQSSSNE
- the mrdA gene encoding penicillin-binding protein 2, translating into MRKLLLLTTVILVGLVFIARLFYLQVYGGYEYDIFEDTAIKKEYTYPKRGYVYDRNGKLLVANQPSYDVMVIPREVEPLDSLELIEFCNLLKITKEDYDKKLERAKNYSPRLPSPFVPQLSKSDYAVLQEKMRKYTGFYIQKRSLRSYQTTIGANVLGDIGEVNRSIIEKQPYYKLGDLIGKQGVEQSYEDILRGTKGIKFIQKDRFNKNIGPFKEGTLDTLPVPGKDITITIDSELQAYGELLMKHKRGGIVAIEPSSGEILAMVTGPSYNPNILVGRNRSENYNKLHYDTIAKPLYDRGLLAQYPPGSPFKVINALIGLQEGVVDEHDTFSCKMGYYYGSRRLTGCHHHRSPVDMNMGIAQSCNAYFVNVYRRIVDKYDDAGDGMNVWAKHAKSFGLGDFLNNDLSVGRPGRIPDGNYYDRAYGDNRWGSTYIVSNAIGQGEVEATPIQLANMAAAIGNRGYYYTPHIIKTIEGDTIPSNFTTPKYTTIDRKHFEPIIEGMFDVYNDGTAKALRVEGIEICGKTGTAENFAIIDGKKTQLTDHSIFVAFAPKDNPKIAIAVFVENGYWGSRFAGRMASLMIEKYIKGHITRTDLENWILTHSLEDEYAKPLSGEPFKINKETTLQVIDNYAIKPEGQETLKQ
- a CDS encoding rod shape-determining protein MreD, whose protein sequence is MGYINPYIYIIFIFLFPIRENRLILLITSFLLGMLVDMFLDSGGVHAAASVVLAYARPVFLKTSFGMLYEHQSIKFSNTELGSLITYITLGTFTHHLILFSLEVFNISGILLILKKTLFSSIFTIILCILIIVLFSRNKK
- a CDS encoding valine--tRNA ligase: MEIPSKYNALSVEKKWYDYWMQHNYFHSTPDEREPYTIVIPPPNVTGILHMGHMLNNTIQDVLIRRARLLGKNACWVPGTDHASIATEAKVVAKLKAEGIDKNDLTRDEFLKHAWDWTHEYGGVILEQLKKLGCSCDWDRTKFTMDDDMSEAVIKVFVDLYNKGLIYRGYRMVNWDPEAKTTLSDEEVEYVEKQGKLYYVNYKIEGSDDTLTIATTRPETILGDSAICINPEDPRHQNLKGKKAIVPICNRVIPIIEDDYVDVEFGTGCLKVTPAHDENDKVLGDKHNLEVIDIFNEDATLNSYGMHYEGQDRFAVRKAIVKELESLGQIEKIEDYTNRVGISERTKAIIEPRLSDQWFLKMEDLAKPALDAVLTNGDVKLFPKKFENTYRHWMENIRDWNISRQLLWGQQIPAYYYGDGKEDFVVAETIEDAVKLAQEKTSNSELQTSDLRQETDALDTWFSSWLWPMSVFDGIRNPENEEIKYYYPTNDLVTGPDILFFWVARMIIAGYEYKGERPFENVYLTGLVRDKQRRKMSKSLGNSPDALKLIEEYGADGVRVGLLLSSAAGNDLLFDEALCQQGKGLGNKVWSAFYLTTLWGVSDKIEQPQSSKIGLEWYEAKFQKVLVEIEDHFSKYRLSDALMAIYKLIFDDFCGWLLEIVKPAYGEPIDAITYNKLIALFEDNLKIMHPFMPFITEEIWQTMKSRSPEEALIIAKWPAQKDSNDALISQFDFASEVISGIRNIRKQKNIAFKDAIGFSVVNNENVEPAFDEVIAKMGNLSSFDYVNESVDGALTFRVKSNEYFIPMEGSINVEAEVKKLTEELNYTEGFLKSVQKKLSNERFVNNAPEQVVASEKKKEADALAKIETIKASLASLN